A genomic window from Micromonospora violae includes:
- a CDS encoding PP2C family protein-serine/threonine phosphatase: protein MIDAPDVVSRALREAPPDQLAEAADRAIRSTMGALRTDVFVADYRISGLWPVLDPDLPAGGFLACHTMAQRCFSSQQPVRDGTGPCRLYLPLTVWGERLGVLLIELPAVPNPAVTGRATDIAGALAVAMRAADRETDRYRRARRRERLTMAAEMQWDLLPGRGVAHHAFDLAGQLEPAYTVGGDHFDWSLDGDRLTVTVLNGEGSGLAASLLTAVTVNAMRNARRSGGSLVEQAELASDTVFYQHRGARYVATLLLEVDTRAGRVRAVDAGSPHLLRMRGSTVEPMKLDPQLPLGMFAETRYEVQELPLVPGDRLFVVSDGVWAAEPPGQEPYGQRMMARSLRATRLQPPAEAVGTVMRELHAYHADSDLRDDAVVVCLDWHGPRERGTG from the coding sequence ATGATAGACGCGCCGGACGTGGTGTCGCGCGCGTTGCGCGAGGCACCGCCCGACCAGTTGGCGGAGGCGGCGGACCGGGCGATCCGGTCGACCATGGGCGCGCTGCGCACCGACGTCTTCGTCGCCGACTACCGGATCAGTGGCCTCTGGCCGGTGCTGGACCCGGACCTGCCGGCCGGTGGGTTCCTGGCCTGCCACACCATGGCGCAGCGCTGCTTCAGCAGCCAGCAACCGGTCCGCGACGGCACCGGCCCGTGCCGGCTCTACCTGCCGTTGACGGTGTGGGGGGAGCGGCTGGGCGTGCTGCTGATCGAGCTGCCGGCGGTACCGAATCCGGCGGTCACCGGTCGTGCCACGGACATCGCCGGCGCTCTGGCGGTGGCGATGCGCGCGGCGGACCGGGAGACCGACCGCTACCGGCGGGCCCGGCGTCGGGAGCGGCTGACGATGGCCGCCGAGATGCAGTGGGACCTGCTGCCCGGTCGCGGTGTGGCGCACCACGCGTTCGATCTGGCCGGTCAGCTGGAACCGGCGTACACGGTGGGTGGCGACCACTTCGACTGGTCGCTGGACGGTGATCGGCTCACCGTCACGGTGCTCAACGGCGAGGGCAGCGGGCTGGCCGCGTCCCTGTTGACCGCCGTCACGGTCAACGCGATGCGCAACGCGCGTCGCTCCGGCGGCAGTCTGGTGGAACAGGCCGAGCTGGCCTCGGACACGGTCTTCTACCAGCATCGGGGTGCCCGGTACGTGGCCACCCTGCTGCTCGAGGTGGACACCCGCGCCGGCCGGGTGCGGGCGGTCGACGCGGGGTCACCCCATCTGTTGCGGATGCGCGGGTCCACGGTCGAGCCGATGAAGCTGGATCCGCAGCTGCCGCTGGGTATGTTCGCCGAGACCCGCTACGAGGTTCAGGAGTTGCCACTCGTACCGGGTGACCGCCTCTTCGTGGTCAGCGACGGGGTGTGGGCGGCCGAGCCGCCGGGTCAGGAGCCGTACGGGCAGCGGATGATGGCGCGTTCCCTGCGCGCCACGCGGCTGCAGCCACCGGCCGAGGCGGTTGGTACGGTGATGCGCGAACTGCACGCCTACCACGCGGATTCCGATCTGCGCGATGACGCCGTCGTGGTCTGCCTGGACTGGCACGGTCCACGCGAGCGGGGCACGGGGTGA
- a CDS encoding SAM-dependent methyltransferase: MGEPDQPSTARMIDFWLGGQHHFPVDVAAASAFEQAYGPCAPVFRELRAFLGRAVRAMVEQGVDGFLVFGAGVPTMGNVHEVATEATVLYTDVDPVTIRLGQSILAGSDRAGYGFGDATDIGSIDPAQLHRFVPGWGRRPVGVVFLGLAAFLDDATLTRTLDELYAAAAPGSLLAVDFDTEELAGHPQALAMMGPQFRMRPPAAFAPLLGRWVPTADGIVPVVEWRPEGSPARVPDAFHGVLATRVED, encoded by the coding sequence ATGGGTGAACCAGACCAACCGAGCACCGCTCGCATGATCGACTTCTGGCTCGGGGGGCAGCATCACTTCCCCGTGGACGTGGCCGCCGCGAGCGCGTTCGAGCAGGCGTACGGGCCGTGCGCGCCGGTGTTCCGGGAGCTGCGGGCGTTCCTGGGTCGAGCGGTGCGGGCCATGGTCGAGCAGGGCGTGGACGGGTTCCTGGTGTTCGGCGCGGGGGTGCCGACGATGGGCAACGTGCACGAGGTCGCCACCGAGGCGACGGTGCTCTACACCGACGTCGACCCGGTCACCATCCGACTGGGACAGAGCATCCTCGCCGGCAGCGACCGGGCCGGTTACGGCTTCGGCGACGCGACCGACATCGGCTCGATCGATCCGGCGCAGCTGCACCGCTTCGTGCCGGGGTGGGGTCGCCGCCCGGTCGGAGTGGTCTTCCTCGGGTTGGCCGCGTTCCTCGACGACGCCACGTTGACCCGTACCCTCGACGAGCTGTACGCCGCCGCGGCGCCGGGCAGCCTGCTCGCGGTGGATTTCGACACCGAGGAGCTCGCCGGTCATCCGCAGGCGCTGGCCATGATGGGGCCACAGTTCCGGATGCGTCCACCGGCGGCGTTCGCGCCCCTGCTGGGGCGGTGGGTGCCGACGGCGGACGGGATCGTCCCGGTCGTCGAGTGGCGGCCGGAAGGGTCGCCGGCGCGGGTGCCCGACGCGTTCCACGGCGTGCTCGCGACCCGCGTGGAGGATTGA
- the selB gene encoding selenocysteine-specific translation elongation factor yields the protein MFVVATAGHVDHGKSTLVRALTGMEPDRWAEERRRGMTIDLGFAWTTLPSGGTVAFVDVPGHERFVPNMLAGVGPVPAALIVVAADEGWMPQSAEHLAALDALGVAYGLLAVTRADLADPGPATARARAEIAATSLGAVPAVAVSGLTGAGLPELRAALDRLAAELPAPVVDDPVRLWVDRSFTVRGSGTVVTGTLGAGRLRVGDELELAGADEPVRVRGLHSLGAARPEAAAVARVAVNLRGTPRDRLGRGDALLTPGRFHHTDLVDVRLAGDPAADLPATLTLHVGSAAVPVRVRPLGPDTVRLRLARPLPLLVGDRALLRDPGRHHVSGGVRVLDVSPPPLARRGAAAARAQVLADLDGRGDLASELRRRRLIRAGALIRMGVPVTADPGRDRPAFAEPVAGDWLADPAYWRRLGERLTEEVARHVREHPLEPGMPVEALRQRLGLPDRVLVEALVRPPLRINSGRVGAANADTLPEPVARAVQRVRAEYGDRPFRAPEADRLVDLGLGPREIGAAVRAGALLRLADNVVLLPDALDDAVRVLAGLPQPFTLSAARQALDTTRRVAVPLLELLDRRGATRRLPDDARIVVS from the coding sequence GTGTTCGTCGTCGCGACCGCCGGGCACGTCGACCACGGCAAGTCGACCCTGGTCCGGGCGTTGACCGGTATGGAACCCGACCGGTGGGCCGAGGAACGCCGCCGGGGGATGACCATCGACCTGGGTTTCGCCTGGACGACGTTGCCGTCCGGCGGCACGGTCGCCTTCGTCGACGTACCCGGGCACGAGCGGTTCGTGCCGAACATGCTCGCCGGGGTCGGCCCGGTCCCGGCGGCGCTGATCGTGGTGGCCGCCGACGAGGGGTGGATGCCGCAGTCCGCCGAGCACCTGGCCGCGCTGGACGCGCTCGGCGTCGCGTACGGCCTGCTGGCGGTGACCCGGGCGGACCTGGCCGACCCGGGCCCGGCGACGGCCCGCGCCCGCGCCGAGATCGCCGCGACCAGCCTCGGCGCGGTGCCGGCGGTGGCGGTCAGTGGGCTGACCGGCGCCGGCCTACCGGAGTTGCGGGCGGCCCTGGACCGGCTCGCCGCCGAGCTGCCCGCCCCGGTGGTGGACGACCCGGTCCGGCTCTGGGTGGACCGCAGCTTCACCGTGCGCGGCAGCGGCACCGTGGTCACCGGCACGCTCGGCGCGGGCCGGCTGCGGGTGGGTGACGAGCTGGAGCTGGCCGGCGCCGACGAACCCGTGCGGGTCCGGGGCCTGCACTCGTTGGGCGCGGCCCGTCCGGAGGCGGCGGCGGTCGCCCGGGTGGCGGTCAACCTGCGCGGTACGCCCCGCGACCGGCTCGGCCGCGGCGACGCGTTGCTCACCCCCGGCCGGTTTCACCACACCGACCTCGTCGACGTCCGGCTCGCCGGTGACCCGGCCGCGGACCTGCCGGCCACCCTCACCCTGCACGTCGGGTCGGCGGCGGTGCCGGTACGGGTGCGTCCGCTCGGCCCGGACACCGTCCGGTTGCGGCTGGCCCGCCCGCTGCCGTTGCTGGTGGGTGACCGGGCGTTGCTGCGGGACCCGGGGCGCCACCACGTCAGCGGCGGGGTGCGGGTGCTGGACGTGTCGCCCCCACCGCTGGCCCGACGGGGTGCGGCGGCCGCTCGCGCCCAGGTCCTCGCCGACCTGGACGGTCGAGGGGACCTGGCGAGCGAGCTGCGCCGTCGCCGGCTGATCCGGGCCGGCGCGTTGATCCGGATGGGTGTCCCGGTGACCGCCGACCCGGGGCGGGACAGGCCGGCGTTCGCCGAGCCGGTGGCCGGTGACTGGCTGGCCGACCCCGCGTACTGGCGGCGGCTCGGGGAGCGGCTGACTGAGGAGGTCGCCCGCCACGTTCGGGAGCACCCGTTGGAGCCGGGGATGCCGGTGGAGGCGCTGCGGCAACGCCTCGGCCTGCCCGACCGGGTGCTGGTCGAGGCGCTGGTCCGGCCGCCGCTGCGGATCAACTCCGGTCGGGTCGGGGCGGCGAACGCCGACACACTGCCCGAACCGGTGGCCCGGGCCGTGCAGCGGGTCCGCGCCGAGTACGGCGACCGGCCGTTCCGCGCCCCCGAAGCGGACCGCCTCGTCGACCTCGGTCTGGGCCCCCGGGAGATCGGTGCCGCGGTGCGGGCCGGTGCGCTGCTGCGGTTGGCCGACAACGTGGTGCTGCTGCCCGACGCGCTGGACGACGCGGTGCGGGTGCTGGCCGGGCTGCCGCAGCCGTTCACCCTCTCCGCGGCCCGGCAGGCGTTGGACACCACCCGCCGGGTGGCGGTGCCCCTGCTGGAGTTGCTGGACCGGCGGGGCGCGACCCGCCGCCTGCCCGACGACGCCCGGATCGTCGTCAGCTGA
- a CDS encoding hemolysin family protein codes for MGGQLGQLALVAVLVLVNAALSGSEMALVTLREGQLRRLGRRSRAGDRLVRLSRDPNRYLATIQLGITLAGFLASAAAAVSLAGPLVGPLGFLGGAARPAAVLLVTVLLTFVTLVLGELAPKRLAMQRAERWALLSAGPLDLLARVSRPAVWLLSRATDAVVRLAGGDPRANREEMTEEELREMLASQRGLSAQQREILTGAFDIAGRTLREILVARREVTTLPASLTADEGVRRLAAAGRSRAPVTGPGGLDEVLGVVHIRDLVRAGTVAVGERVRAPLLLPVTLPVADALRQLRQEHQQLALVVDEHGGIDGMVTMEDLLAEVVGELYDETDRDVHGVVREPDGSLLVPGDFPLHDLPDLGVRLSFPLSRDYTTVAGLVLARLRHLPDSPGETVRLPGLTLQVVEVADRAVRRVRLCGFVTER; via the coding sequence ATGGGCGGTCAGCTCGGGCAGTTGGCGTTGGTGGCCGTGCTGGTGCTGGTCAACGCCGCGCTCTCCGGCAGTGAGATGGCGCTGGTGACCCTGCGCGAGGGGCAGCTGCGGCGGCTGGGGCGACGCAGCCGTGCCGGCGACCGGTTGGTGCGGCTGTCGCGCGACCCGAACCGCTACCTGGCGACGATTCAGCTCGGCATCACCCTGGCGGGGTTCCTCGCCTCGGCGGCGGCCGCGGTGTCGTTGGCCGGTCCGCTGGTCGGACCGTTGGGTTTCCTCGGGGGGGCGGCGCGTCCCGCCGCGGTGCTGTTGGTGACGGTGCTGCTGACCTTCGTCACGCTGGTGCTCGGCGAGTTGGCCCCGAAACGCTTGGCGATGCAACGGGCCGAGCGGTGGGCGTTGCTGAGCGCCGGCCCGTTGGACCTGCTGGCCCGGGTGTCCCGGCCGGCGGTGTGGCTGCTCAGTCGGGCCACCGACGCGGTGGTGCGGCTCGCCGGCGGTGATCCGCGGGCCAACCGGGAGGAGATGACCGAGGAGGAGTTGCGGGAGATGCTGGCCAGCCAGCGTGGCCTGTCGGCCCAGCAGCGGGAGATCCTGACCGGCGCGTTCGACATCGCCGGCCGGACGTTGCGCGAGATCCTCGTGGCCCGGCGGGAGGTGACCACGCTCCCGGCCAGTCTGACCGCCGACGAGGGCGTCCGGCGGCTCGCCGCCGCCGGACGGTCCCGCGCTCCGGTCACCGGTCCCGGCGGGCTGGACGAGGTGCTCGGCGTGGTGCACATCCGTGACCTGGTGCGGGCCGGCACCGTCGCGGTGGGCGAGCGGGTCCGGGCGCCGCTGCTGCTGCCGGTGACCCTGCCGGTCGCCGACGCGCTGCGCCAACTGCGGCAGGAGCATCAGCAACTGGCCCTGGTCGTCGACGAGCACGGGGGCATCGACGGCATGGTCACCATGGAGGATCTGCTGGCCGAGGTGGTCGGCGAGTTGTACGACGAGACCGACCGCGACGTGCACGGCGTGGTGCGCGAACCGGACGGGTCGCTGCTGGTGCCCGGTGACTTTCCGCTGCACGACCTGCCCGACCTGGGGGTGCGGCTGAGCTTTCCGCTGTCGCGGGACTACACGACGGTGGCGGGCCTGGTGCTGGCCCGGCTGCGGCACCTGCCGGACTCCCCGGGTGAGACGGTGCGGTTGCCCGGGTTGACCCTGCAGGTGGTGGAGGTCGCCGACCGGGCGGTGCGCCGGGTACGCCTCTGCGGGTTCGTCACCGAACGCTGA
- the nrfD gene encoding NrfD/PsrC family molybdoenzyme membrane anchor subunit: MTAPRPVGDRFRRFRERLVAEGSDRPQVSDEQPGAPTGAELTTAAELTTGAEPATGAERRGRSRRRGGRRGGGEEVRVPEATFTSYYGRPILKGPVWKWDIAAYLFTGGLAAGSSLLAAGGQLTGRPALRRAGRVTALAAVSASAVFLVKDLGRPARFHHMLRVAKPTSPMSMGTWILTAYGPAAGVAAIAEAAGVLPRRGLLGLAGRTLPPVGHAAGLFAAVSAPALATYTGVLLADTAVPSWHEAYPELPVIFAGSALASGAGVGLLAAPPAQAGPARRMAVAGAALELYGAHRVETRLGLLSEPYRLGRPGRLLRAGRLLTAVGVAGALLGRRSRVAGAVSGAALLAASVLTRFGIFYGGVASARDPRYTVVPQRERVDARRSGMDLPSDRAVPPAV, translated from the coding sequence ATGACCGCGCCGCGCCCCGTGGGCGACCGGTTCCGTCGTTTCCGCGAGCGCCTCGTCGCCGAGGGCAGCGACCGACCCCAGGTGAGCGACGAGCAGCCCGGCGCCCCGACGGGTGCAGAGCTGACAACGGCCGCAGAACTGACGACGGGTGCAGAGCCAGCGACGGGTGCAGAGCGGCGAGGCCGTTCCCGTCGGCGGGGCGGGCGGCGCGGCGGCGGCGAGGAGGTGCGGGTGCCGGAGGCGACGTTCACGTCGTACTACGGTCGGCCCATCCTCAAGGGGCCGGTCTGGAAGTGGGACATCGCCGCGTACCTGTTCACCGGCGGGTTGGCCGCCGGCTCGTCGCTGCTCGCGGCGGGCGGGCAGCTCACCGGCCGGCCCGCGCTGCGGCGCGCCGGTCGGGTCACCGCGTTGGCCGCCGTCAGCGCCAGCGCCGTCTTCCTGGTGAAGGACCTGGGCCGGCCGGCACGGTTCCACCACATGCTGCGGGTGGCCAAGCCAACCTCGCCGATGTCGATGGGCACCTGGATCCTCACCGCGTACGGGCCGGCGGCGGGTGTCGCCGCGATCGCCGAGGCGGCCGGTGTGCTGCCCCGGCGCGGTCTGCTGGGGCTGGCCGGCCGGACGTTGCCGCCGGTCGGGCACGCCGCTGGGCTGTTCGCGGCCGTCAGCGCGCCGGCGCTGGCGACGTACACCGGGGTGTTGTTGGCCGACACGGCGGTGCCGTCGTGGCATGAGGCGTACCCCGAGTTGCCGGTGATCTTCGCGGGCAGCGCCCTGGCCAGCGGCGCCGGTGTGGGTCTGCTCGCCGCGCCGCCGGCCCAGGCCGGCCCGGCGCGGCGGATGGCGGTGGCCGGCGCGGCCCTGGAGCTGTACGGCGCGCATCGGGTGGAGACCCGCCTCGGCCTGCTCAGCGAGCCCTACCGGTTGGGCCGGCCGGGTCGGTTGCTGCGCGCCGGGCGGCTGCTGACCGCCGTCGGGGTGGCCGGCGCGCTGCTGGGCCGGCGCAGCCGGGTGGCCGGGGCGGTCTCAGGGGCCGCGCTGCTGGCCGCGTCGGTGCTGACCCGGTTCGGCATCTTCTACGGTGGGGTCGCCTCGGCCCGCGACCCCCGGTACACGGTGGTGCCCCAGCGCGAACGGGTCGACGCGCGGCGAAGCGGCATGGATCTTCCATCTGATCGGGCGGTCCCGCCCGCGGTGTGA
- a CDS encoding MarR family winged helix-turn-helix transcriptional regulator, with protein sequence MERPADLAAAIDAAAGTLIAVLDSAASRHQVPPTQLRVLALISARPETNVNGLAELLDVVPSSASRLCDRLEATGLLRRMADPRDRREVRLVPTAAALTLLGELAERRQRAVQAVLDRMPARMQHDLLLALAGFARAASAVPEQQTGSAAQTA encoded by the coding sequence GTGGAGCGACCTGCGGATCTCGCCGCGGCGATCGACGCGGCCGCCGGGACGCTGATCGCCGTGCTCGATTCGGCGGCGTCGCGCCACCAGGTGCCTCCCACCCAGCTGAGGGTGCTCGCGCTGATCAGCGCCCGCCCGGAGACCAACGTCAACGGGTTGGCGGAGCTGCTGGACGTGGTGCCCTCGTCGGCGAGCCGCCTGTGCGACCGGTTGGAGGCGACCGGGTTGTTGCGCCGGATGGCCGACCCGCGTGACCGGCGTGAGGTGCGGTTGGTGCCGACCGCCGCCGCGTTGACCCTGTTGGGGGAGTTGGCCGAGCGGCGGCAGCGTGCGGTGCAGGCGGTGCTGGATCGGATGCCGGCGCGGATGCAACACGATCTGTTGCTGGCGCTGGCCGGGTTCGCTCGGGCGGCGAGCGCGGTGCCCGAGCAGCAAACCGGCTCCGCCGCCCAGACGGCCTGA
- a CDS encoding 4Fe-4S dicluster domain-containing protein, whose amino-acid sequence MLPDPNSLYGPLDPAPDAGYEDAPPRMGFFTDTSVCIGCKACEVACKEWNGVPASGLDLLGMSYDNTGALTANSWRHVAFIEQPRPAGHRGASADVLGAPVDAGPDRPDDAGPQFLGMPGAQPPGRGSGAEGRTDFRWLMMSDVCKHCTHAACLDVCPTGSLFRTEFGTVVVQEDICNGCGYCISACPYGVIDQRKGDGRAWKCTLCYDRLGAGMTPACAQACPTESIQFGVLDELRERAAARVATLHERGVPEARLYGHDPDDGVGGDGAFFLLLDEPEVYGLPPDPVVTTRDLPKMWKRAGLAALAMAAATVAAFVGGSS is encoded by the coding sequence GTGCTTCCTGACCCGAACAGCCTGTACGGTCCGCTGGACCCGGCGCCGGACGCTGGTTACGAGGACGCGCCGCCACGGATGGGGTTCTTCACCGACACCAGCGTCTGCATCGGCTGCAAGGCCTGCGAGGTGGCCTGCAAGGAGTGGAACGGCGTCCCCGCGAGCGGCCTGGACCTGCTCGGGATGTCGTACGACAACACCGGTGCGTTGACCGCGAACTCGTGGCGACACGTGGCGTTCATCGAGCAGCCGCGTCCGGCCGGGCATCGCGGCGCGTCGGCGGATGTCCTCGGCGCACCGGTCGACGCCGGCCCTGACCGGCCGGACGACGCGGGGCCGCAGTTTCTGGGGATGCCGGGTGCGCAGCCGCCGGGGCGGGGGTCGGGTGCGGAGGGTCGTACGGATTTTCGGTGGTTGATGATGTCGGACGTCTGTAAGCACTGCACGCATGCGGCGTGTTTGGACGTGTGTCCGACGGGTTCGTTGTTCCGGACGGAGTTCGGGACGGTGGTGGTGCAGGAGGACATCTGTAACGGGTGTGGTTACTGCATTTCGGCGTGTCCGTACGGGGTGATTGATCAGCGTAAGGGTGATGGTCGGGCGTGGAAGTGCACGCTGTGTTATGACCGGTTGGGTGCGGGGATGACGCCGGCGTGTGCGCAGGCGTGTCCGACCGAGTCGATCCAGTTCGGCGTTCTGGATGAGTTGCGGGAGCGGGCCGCTGCCCGGGTGGCGACGCTGCATGAGCGGGGTGTGCCAGAGGCGCGTCTGTACGGGCACGACCCGGACGACGGCGTGGGTGGTGACGGGGCGTTCTTCCTGCTGCTGGACGAGCCGGAGGTGTACGGGCTGCCGCCGGACCCGGTGGTGACCACCCGCGACCTGCCGAAGATGTGGAAGCGGGCCGGCCTCGCCGCGCTCGCCATGGCGGCGGCGACCGTCGCCGCGTTCGTCGGAGGTTCCTCATGA
- a CDS encoding universal stress protein — protein sequence MNSANNAAVVVGVDGSESALRAVRLAATEAARRHRPLRVVHGFIWPLLHVPLSPAPGAPPGGGLRHRAEELVEAAVREAEATAPGLSVSGEIIDGEAAAVLVGESPTAALIVLGDRGLGGFAALVVGSVAVQVAAYADCPVLVARGAQRPDEPVLVAVDGSDASRQATEFAAETAVSLNVPLVAVHAYRHPGSSAPGDMQPLVYDEAKLHAEQERMLAGWLTGLTESHRGLRLTCRAVHGRPGTVLAEASGSAQLAVVGGRGRGEVTGLLLGSVSQSMLHHAQCPVVVVRGPH from the coding sequence GTGAACTCGGCGAACAACGCGGCGGTGGTGGTCGGCGTCGACGGCTCGGAGTCGGCACTGCGCGCCGTACGACTCGCCGCCACCGAGGCGGCACGTCGGCACCGGCCGCTGCGGGTCGTACACGGCTTCATCTGGCCGCTGCTGCACGTACCGCTCTCCCCCGCCCCCGGCGCGCCGCCCGGCGGTGGGCTGCGCCACCGGGCCGAGGAGCTGGTCGAGGCCGCGGTGCGCGAGGCCGAGGCGACCGCGCCCGGGCTGTCGGTCTCCGGCGAGATCATCGACGGCGAGGCCGCCGCGGTGCTGGTGGGCGAGTCCCCCACCGCCGCGCTCATCGTGCTCGGCGACCGTGGGCTGGGCGGATTCGCCGCCCTGGTGGTCGGCTCGGTCGCGGTGCAGGTCGCCGCGTACGCCGACTGCCCGGTGCTGGTCGCGCGCGGCGCGCAACGCCCCGACGAGCCGGTGCTGGTCGCGGTGGACGGTTCGGACGCCTCCCGGCAGGCCACGGAGTTCGCCGCCGAGACCGCCGTGTCGCTCAACGTGCCGCTGGTGGCGGTGCACGCCTACCGGCATCCCGGCAGCAGCGCTCCGGGTGACATGCAACCCCTGGTGTACGACGAGGCGAAGCTGCACGCCGAGCAGGAGCGGATGCTCGCCGGGTGGTTGACCGGGCTCACCGAGTCCCACCGGGGTCTGCGGTTGACCTGCCGGGCGGTGCACGGCCGACCCGGCACTGTGCTCGCCGAGGCGTCCGGCTCCGCCCAACTCGCGGTCGTCGGCGGGCGCGGGCGCGGCGAGGTGACCGGGTTGCTGCTGGGGTCGGTGAGCCAGTCGATGCTGCACCACGCGCAGTGCCCCGTCGTCGTGGTTCGCGGGCCCCACTAG
- a CDS encoding phosphatidylethanolamine-binding protein, which yields MPGPRPGSNAYDKQRARLRNAIDDAGRRVPDGKANQVANRILQEDRGQRGVVRGERTYGPKSEREPGDPK from the coding sequence ATGCCAGGACCACGACCGGGCAGTAACGCCTACGACAAGCAGCGGGCGCGGTTGCGCAACGCGATCGACGACGCTGGCCGCCGCGTACCCGACGGCAAGGCCAACCAGGTCGCGAACCGGATCCTCCAGGAGGATCGCGGCCAGCGAGGCGTGGTGCGCGGCGAGCGCACGTACGGCCCGAAGAGCGAGCGCGAACCGGGCGACCCGAAGTGA
- the selA gene encoding L-seryl-tRNA(Sec) selenium transferase, which produces MGDGPVDRRRRVPRTDALLADPVLAAATATLGRDQVKAVITRAQDRARRGELNPDEVRDAAVAALPTPGPRVVFNATGVVLHTNLGRAPLSSTAVAAVVAAAGHTDVELDLATGRRARRGRGALDALAAAVPDAGAVHVVNNGAAALVLAATALAAGREIVVSRGELVEIGDGFRLPDLLESTGARLREVGTTNRTSLADYAAALGPQTGFVLKVHPSNFRVTGFTSATDVRELATLGVPVVADIGSGLLGADPLLPDEPDAASTLRAGAALVTASGDKLLGGPQAGLLLGDVEVIDRLRRHPLARALRVDKLTLAALAATLHQPDTPTRAALHADPGVLRERVERLRDRLGADGRKAEVVPAVAVVGGGGAPGVELDSWALSLPERYATPLRTGHPPVLGRVVRGRLLLDLRCVPADADEAVRAAVLRVPGDD; this is translated from the coding sequence ATGGGCGACGGCCCGGTGGACCGGCGACGCCGGGTGCCCCGTACGGATGCGCTGCTCGCCGATCCGGTGCTGGCCGCCGCTACCGCGACTCTCGGCCGCGACCAGGTCAAGGCGGTCATCACCCGCGCGCAGGACCGCGCCCGCCGCGGTGAACTCAACCCCGACGAGGTACGCGACGCGGCGGTCGCCGCGTTGCCCACGCCCGGCCCCCGGGTGGTGTTCAACGCCACCGGGGTCGTGCTGCACACCAACCTGGGTCGGGCGCCGCTGTCGTCCACTGCGGTCGCCGCGGTGGTGGCCGCCGCCGGGCACACCGACGTCGAGTTGGACCTGGCCACCGGCCGGCGGGCCCGCCGTGGTCGCGGCGCGCTCGACGCGCTGGCCGCCGCCGTGCCCGACGCGGGTGCCGTGCACGTGGTCAACAACGGTGCCGCCGCGCTGGTGCTGGCCGCCACCGCGTTGGCCGCCGGCCGGGAGATCGTGGTCAGCCGGGGCGAGCTGGTCGAGATCGGCGACGGTTTCCGCCTGCCCGATCTCCTGGAGAGCACCGGTGCGCGGCTGCGGGAGGTGGGCACCACCAACCGCACCAGCCTCGCGGACTACGCCGCAGCCCTCGGCCCGCAGACCGGTTTCGTGCTCAAGGTGCACCCGTCGAACTTCCGGGTCACCGGCTTCACCTCCGCCACCGACGTTCGGGAACTGGCCACGCTCGGGGTGCCGGTGGTCGCCGACATCGGCTCCGGGCTGCTCGGCGCGGACCCGCTGCTGCCTGACGAACCGGACGCGGCCAGCACCCTGCGGGCGGGCGCGGCGCTGGTCACCGCCAGCGGCGACAAGCTGCTCGGCGGGCCGCAGGCGGGGCTGCTGCTGGGTGACGTCGAGGTCATCGACCGGCTGCGTCGCCACCCGCTGGCCCGGGCGCTGCGGGTGGACAAGCTCACCCTGGCGGCGCTGGCCGCCACCCTGCACCAACCGGACACCCCCACCCGGGCGGCGCTGCACGCCGACCCGGGTGTCCTGCGCGAACGCGTGGAGCGGCTGCGTGACCGGCTCGGCGCGGACGGCCGCAAGGCGGAGGTGGTGCCGGCCGTCGCGGTGGTCGGCGGGGGCGGCGCCCCCGGGGTGGAGTTGGACTCGTGGGCGCTGAGCCTGCCCGAGCGGTACGCGACGCCGCTGCGCACCGGGCACCCGCCGGTGCTCGGGCGGGTGGTGCGCGGCCGGCTCCTGCTCGACCTGCGCTGTGTGCCGGCCGACGCCGACGAGGCCGTCCGCGCCGCCGTGCTGCGCGTCCCCGGGGACGACTGA